A single window of Thalassomonas viridans DNA harbors:
- a CDS encoding EF-hand domain-containing protein, with protein sequence MLTRKKSVKLALFTGLFAAVSVLSAAPASAFERGAYLQGSHNSYKLFNRLDVNDDGVLSVDEMTVHAATKAERVLKRKDKNEDGVVSFEEFQRKRSGVLADYSDIAEEVMACVADVKDETGNEYILVSDSGYLLSPQDRFARLDTSGDGFIDGDELVAARTARVTASFAKLDADEDGMLSRDEFLVIKKVRLATRRAVRQCIADIVADNETI encoded by the coding sequence ATGTTGACGAGAAAAAAATCAGTAAAGCTTGCACTTTTCACCGGATTGTTCGCAGCCGTAAGTGTCTTGTCCGCCGCACCTGCCTCGGCTTTTGAGCGGGGAGCTTATCTGCAGGGGAGCCATAATAGCTATAAACTTTTTAACCGTCTGGATGTTAATGACGATGGCGTCTTATCTGTTGATGAAATGACGGTGCACGCTGCAACGAAAGCGGAAAGGGTGTTAAAAAGAAAAGATAAAAACGAAGATGGTGTTGTTTCTTTTGAGGAATTCCAGCGAAAACGCAGCGGTGTTCTTGCAGACTATTCAGATATCGCCGAAGAGGTAATGGCTTGTGTGGCGGATGTTAAAGATGAAACCGGCAATGAATATATCCTGGTGTCGGATAGCGGGTATTTACTTTCGCCGCAGGACAGGTTTGCCCGGCTTGATACCTCGGGAGACGGTTTTATTGACGGTGACGAACTGGTTGCCGCCAGAACCGCAAGGGTAACGGCTTCCTTCGCTAAACTGGATGCCGATGAAGATGGTATGCTCTCCAGGGACGAATTCCTTGTGATCAAAAAAGTCCGCTTAGCCACCAGACGCGCCGTTCGCCAGTGTATCGCCGATATAGTTGCCGATAACGAAACTATTTAA
- a CDS encoding HupE/UreJ family protein translates to MPFKALACIVLSLMLLTVNANAHISTPSQASLFIISDNEYKLELQLDIVHLLQQETGLEDDDKTLIPALQQLPLPALMKALYASRDKLQNEIVVNFNGQPFPVNSVQAPSLQQVRQILASPPGTSGYQLTFAGYGDMPADTSKVSISFPEMLGDVSLALARPYQTFILAGKTSETISLQQGGSFSGELAAKITTFIDYTVQGVLHIIPKGLDHILFVLALFLLAGKMSTLLWQVSAFTLAHTITLALGIFGVVNLPASIVEPLIALSIAYVAVENIFALQLKKWRILVIFAFGLLHGLGFASVLLELGLAPGQYVLSLVAFNIGVELGQIAVILLAFACVWWWQSKDWYRQRIVQPLSLLVAVTGLYWFVERII, encoded by the coding sequence ATGCCTTTCAAAGCCCTCGCCTGTATAGTGCTCTCCCTTATGCTGCTCACGGTAAACGCTAATGCCCATATAAGCACCCCGTCACAGGCCAGCCTTTTTATCATTAGTGACAATGAGTATAAGCTTGAGTTGCAGCTGGATATTGTGCACCTGTTACAGCAGGAAACCGGCCTGGAAGATGACGATAAAACCCTGATCCCAGCCCTGCAACAATTACCGCTGCCGGCTTTAATGAAGGCGCTTTATGCCAGCAGGGACAAGCTGCAAAACGAAATTGTTGTCAATTTCAATGGTCAGCCCTTTCCCGTCAACAGCGTGCAGGCGCCAAGCTTACAACAAGTCAGACAAATACTGGCGAGTCCGCCCGGCACATCAGGCTACCAGCTCACCTTTGCCGGTTATGGCGATATGCCGGCCGATACCAGCAAGGTCAGCATCAGTTTTCCGGAAATGTTGGGAGATGTGTCTTTAGCGCTGGCGCGCCCCTACCAGACCTTTATTCTGGCTGGAAAAACCAGTGAGACTATCAGCCTGCAGCAAGGGGGATCCTTTTCCGGCGAACTGGCCGCGAAGATTACCACTTTTATCGACTATACCGTGCAGGGAGTGTTGCATATCATCCCTAAAGGCCTGGATCATATTTTATTCGTCCTGGCCCTGTTTTTACTTGCCGGGAAAATGTCTACCTTATTATGGCAGGTCAGCGCTTTTACCCTGGCCCACACTATCACCCTGGCCCTGGGAATTTTTGGCGTGGTTAACTTGCCCGCCAGTATTGTTGAGCCGCTGATAGCCTTATCCATAGCCTATGTTGCGGTGGAAAATATCTTCGCCCTGCAATTAAAAAAATGGCGTATCCTGGTGATCTTTGCCTTCGGCTTATTACACGGCCTGGGCTTTGCTTCAGTATTGCTGGAGCTGGGACTGGCCCCGGGCCAGTATGTGTTAAGCCTGGTTGCCTTTAACATCGGCGTAGAGCTGGGGCAAATCGCCGTGATCCTGCTGGCTTTTGCTTGCGTCTGGTGGTGGCAAAGCAAAGACTGGTACCGTCAGCGCATAGTGCAACCACTAAGCCTATTGGTTGCCGTAACGGGCTTATATTGGTTTGTTGAAAGGATTATCTGA
- the nqrM gene encoding (Na+)-NQR maturation NqrM has protein sequence MTIFLITFGFFLVIVMAMAVGYIFQQKTLAGSCGGLSSMGIEKACDCDNPCEKRQERERKAALKENSIDIKNI, from the coding sequence ATGACAATATTTTTAATCACTTTTGGTTTCTTTCTGGTCATAGTCATGGCTATGGCTGTGGGCTATATTTTCCAGCAAAAGACCCTGGCTGGCAGCTGCGGCGGTTTATCCTCCATGGGGATTGAGAAGGCCTGTGACTGCGACAACCCCTGCGAAAAACGCCAGGAGCGTGAACGCAAAGCGGCATTGAAAGAAAACAGCATAGATATCAAAAATATTTAA
- a CDS encoding FAD:protein FMN transferase, with product MKTGQVLKQSRFIISRNWLLALTLAFLFSCSDNNQKSGKQEVLLQGNTMGTTYTVKLIGDEQDVENKQVHEKINALLKQVNQEMSTYIPNSELSLFNKSTSGEPVAISEGLERVMAEAIRLGKLTGGKLDVTVGPLVNLWGFGPEYRPETVPSDELLAETKAKTGLDKLTLAEHKLAKALPSLYVDLSTIAKGYGVDKVAELVEANGYQNYLVEIGGEMRLKGFKHNGSLWHVAIEKPITTERAVQQIIVPKDNAVATSGDYRIYFEADGQRFSHIIDPDTGKPINHKLVSVTVIHPSSMTADGLSTAMMVMGEKQAMTFAEENDLAALFIVKTEDGFEQQSTVKFVQFLK from the coding sequence ATGAAGACCGGACAAGTTTTAAAGCAAAGCAGGTTTATTATTTCCAGGAATTGGCTGTTGGCTCTGACACTCGCCTTTTTATTTTCCTGTTCGGACAATAATCAGAAATCAGGTAAGCAAGAGGTTTTGCTCCAGGGCAATACTATGGGCACAACCTATACAGTTAAGCTGATAGGGGATGAACAGGACGTTGAGAATAAACAGGTTCATGAAAAAATTAACGCATTGCTGAAACAGGTGAACCAGGAAATGTCCACCTATATTCCCAACTCGGAATTGTCTCTGTTTAATAAATCGACCTCAGGCGAACCGGTTGCTATTTCTGAAGGTTTGGAGCGGGTAATGGCAGAGGCGATACGTTTAGGCAAACTCACCGGCGGCAAGCTGGATGTTACCGTGGGGCCATTGGTGAACCTCTGGGGCTTTGGCCCTGAATACCGTCCGGAAACCGTGCCCAGCGATGAGCTGTTAGCGGAGACCAAGGCAAAAACCGGTTTGGATAAGCTCACTTTGGCCGAGCATAAACTGGCGAAAGCGCTCCCTTCTTTATATGTAGATCTCTCGACGATTGCCAAAGGCTATGGTGTTGATAAGGTGGCTGAGTTAGTCGAGGCCAATGGTTACCAGAATTACCTGGTGGAAATCGGCGGTGAAATGCGCCTCAAGGGCTTTAAGCATAACGGCTCGTTATGGCATGTAGCCATTGAAAAGCCCATTACCACTGAGCGGGCGGTACAACAAATTATCGTACCTAAGGATAATGCCGTGGCAACATCCGGGGATTACCGGATTTATTTCGAAGCCGACGGCCAGCGTTTTTCGCATATTATTGACCCGGATACAGGTAAACCTATCAACCATAAACTGGTATCCGTGACGGTTATTCATCCTTCCTCGATGACGGCGGACGGCTTGTCTACGGCTATGATGGTGATGGGAGAAAAGCAGGCGATGACGTTTGCTGAGGAAAATGATCTGGCTGCTTTGTTTATTGTTAAAACAGAAGATGGCTTTGAACAGCAAAGCACGGTAAAATTCGTACAATTTTTGAAGTAG
- the nqrF gene encoding NADH:ubiquinone reductase (Na(+)-transporting) subunit F, with the protein MEIVLGVSMFTLIVLALVLVILFAKSKLVSSGDVTIAINGDPEKAVTTAAGGKLLGALADQGIFVPSACGGGGTCGQCRVHVHSGGGDILPTELGHITKREAREGCRLSCQVAVKQDMDIELEDEIFGVQQWECEVISNDNKATFIKELKLRIPDGESVPFRAGGYIQIEAPAHHVKYKDFDIEEQYRGDWEHFGFFDVESKVDTDTLRAYSMANYPEEEGIIMLNVRIATPPPGKLHLPAGKMSSYIFSLKPGDKVTISGPFGEFFAKETDAEMVFIGGGAGMAPMRSHIFDQLKRLKSKRKMSFWYGARSLREMFYEDDFNGLAADNDNFEWHVALSDPQPEDNWDGMTGFIHNVLYENYLKDHEAPEDCEYYMCGPPMMNAAVIHMLKDLGVEDENIMLDDFGG; encoded by the coding sequence ATGGAAATAGTTCTCGGCGTATCGATGTTTACCCTAATAGTACTGGCCCTGGTATTGGTGATTTTATTCGCTAAGTCCAAGCTGGTGTCTTCGGGAGACGTAACGATAGCAATTAACGGTGATCCGGAAAAAGCGGTCACTACGGCTGCCGGCGGCAAGCTATTAGGCGCTTTGGCGGATCAGGGTATTTTCGTGCCTTCCGCCTGTGGTGGCGGTGGTACTTGTGGCCAGTGTCGTGTCCATGTACATTCAGGCGGCGGTGATATCCTGCCGACAGAGTTAGGACATATTACTAAGCGTGAAGCAAGGGAAGGTTGTCGTCTTTCATGTCAGGTTGCGGTTAAGCAGGACATGGATATTGAGTTAGAAGACGAAATCTTCGGTGTTCAGCAGTGGGAATGTGAAGTTATCTCCAACGATAACAAAGCCACCTTCATTAAAGAGCTGAAGTTAAGAATTCCTGACGGTGAGTCTGTACCTTTCCGTGCAGGTGGTTATATTCAGATTGAAGCACCAGCCCACCACGTGAAATACAAAGATTTCGATATTGAAGAGCAATATCGCGGCGACTGGGAGCACTTTGGTTTCTTCGATGTAGAATCTAAAGTGGACACAGACACCCTGCGTGCCTATTCAATGGCGAACTATCCGGAAGAAGAAGGCATTATCATGCTGAACGTGCGTATCGCTACGCCTCCTCCGGGTAAACTGCATTTACCGGCCGGTAAGATGTCTTCTTACATCTTCAGCCTTAAGCCTGGCGATAAGGTAACCATTTCTGGTCCGTTCGGTGAATTCTTCGCCAAAGAAACCGATGCGGAAATGGTCTTTATCGGTGGTGGTGCCGGTATGGCGCCAATGCGTTCTCATATCTTCGACCAGCTTAAGCGTTTGAAATCCAAGCGTAAGATGAGCTTCTGGTATGGTGCCCGTTCATTGCGTGAAATGTTCTATGAAGATGACTTTAACGGCCTGGCGGCTGATAACGACAACTTCGAATGGCATGTAGCCCTGTCGGATCCGCAACCTGAAGATAACTGGGACGGTATGACCGGCTTTATCCACAACGTACTGTATGAAAACTATCTGAAGGACCACGAAGCGCCTGAAGATTGTGAGTACTACATGTGTGGGCCACCGATGATGAACGCGGCCGTAATTCACATGCTTAAAGATTTAGGCGTGGAAGACGAAAACATCATGTTAGATGACTTCGGCGGCTAA
- the nqrE gene encoding NADH:ubiquinone reductase (Na(+)-transporting) subunit E: MEHYLSIFIKTIFIENMALSFFLGMCTFLAVSKKVSTAIGLGVAVVVVLGLAVPVNQIIYQAILAPGALDGLMGITDPAKSIDLSFLSFITFIGVIAALVQILEMVLDKYFPALYQALGIFLPLITVNCAIFGAVSFMVAKNLTLGESFVYGLGSGVGWMLAIVLLAGLREKMKYSDVPDGLKGLGITFITAGLMAFGFLSFGGISL, from the coding sequence GTGGAACATTATTTAAGTATTTTTATTAAGACCATATTTATTGAAAATATGGCGTTAAGCTTCTTCCTTGGTATGTGTACTTTCCTGGCGGTTTCCAAGAAAGTCAGCACGGCTATCGGCTTAGGTGTTGCGGTTGTTGTGGTACTGGGTTTGGCGGTTCCCGTTAACCAGATCATCTATCAGGCCATTTTGGCACCGGGCGCATTAGACGGCCTTATGGGCATTACCGATCCGGCCAAGTCCATTGATTTGAGCTTCCTGTCGTTCATCACCTTTATCGGTGTTATCGCGGCCCTGGTACAAATCCTGGAAATGGTGCTGGATAAGTACTTCCCAGCCTTATACCAGGCCCTTGGGATCTTCTTACCTTTGATCACGGTAAACTGTGCGATTTTCGGCGCGGTTTCTTTTATGGTGGCAAAAAACCTGACCTTAGGCGAAAGCTTTGTTTACGGCTTAGGCAGCGGTGTCGGTTGGATGCTGGCTATTGTCCTGCTGGCGGGTCTTCGTGAAAAGATGAAGTACTCCGATGTACCGGACGGTTTGAAAGGTTTAGGTATTACGTTTATTACTGCAGGATTGATGGCGTTCGGCTTTCTTTCTTTCGGTGGTATCTCCCTGTAA
- a CDS encoding NADH:ubiquinone reductase (Na(+)-transporting) subunit D: MASEAKKVLTAPIVDNNPIALQVLGICSALAVTSSMANAMVMTIAVVMVTAFSNLFISIIRNQIPSSVRIIVQMAIIASLVIVVDQVLKAFSYQLSKELSVYIGLIITNCIVMGRAEAFAMKEKPGVSFLDGIGNGLGYGFILITVAFFRELFGFGTLFGYEILPLVQNGGWYQGNGLLVLPFSSFFIIGLTIWAIRQAKPDQVEKD, encoded by the coding sequence ATGGCTTCAGAAGCTAAAAAAGTTCTTACGGCTCCCATAGTCGACAATAACCCGATTGCCTTACAGGTACTGGGTATCTGTTCTGCGCTGGCGGTCACCAGCTCAATGGCCAATGCCATGGTAATGACCATAGCGGTTGTTATGGTAACGGCGTTTTCGAATTTATTTATTTCGATCATCCGTAACCAGATCCCGTCCAGCGTGCGTATTATCGTGCAAATGGCGATTATCGCATCACTGGTAATCGTGGTTGACCAGGTGCTTAAAGCCTTCTCTTATCAATTGTCGAAAGAGTTGTCGGTTTATATAGGCCTGATTATTACCAACTGTATCGTTATGGGCCGCGCCGAAGCTTTTGCTATGAAAGAAAAGCCGGGCGTAAGTTTCCTTGACGGTATTGGTAACGGCTTAGGTTACGGCTTTATCCTGATCACAGTTGCTTTCTTCCGCGAACTGTTCGGTTTCGGTACCTTATTTGGTTATGAAATCCTGCCATTAGTGCAAAATGGCGGCTGGTACCAGGGTAACGGCTTATTGGTATTGCCATTTAGTTCATTCTTCATTATCGGGTTGACTATCTGGGCGATTCGCCAGGCAAAACCTGACCAAGTAGAGAAGGATTAA
- a CDS encoding Na(+)-translocating NADH-quinone reductase subunit C produces MSSNKETFGKTLIFVFIVCLVCAALVSISAVGLKPLQTSNRLLDKQTKILEAAGLLEQAGKDVKGTYAKYIEAKMIDLDSGDFVEGNTDMFDERRDSRDVTKSSKPKNDIAGINRRADNAVIYLVKDDSGKVTTIVLPIIGSGLWDLMSGFIGLAPDLNTVRSVVYSELKETPGLGAEVLNPNWKALWPGKKMFDEQNNIAIKLVKGGAKAGDVHGVDGLSGATLTSNGVEHTLHFWLGDEGYGPFITKFRTQLRDGGM; encoded by the coding sequence ATGTCCAGTAATAAAGAAACTTTCGGCAAAACGCTGATTTTTGTTTTCATTGTTTGTTTGGTGTGTGCGGCGTTAGTCTCTATTTCCGCCGTTGGCCTTAAACCTTTGCAAACTTCTAACCGTTTGCTGGATAAGCAAACCAAGATTTTGGAAGCCGCCGGTTTATTAGAGCAGGCAGGTAAAGACGTTAAGGGTACTTACGCTAAATATATTGAAGCTAAGATGATCGACCTGGACTCAGGTGACTTTGTCGAAGGCAACACCGATATGTTTGACGAGCGTCGCGATTCCCGTGACGTGACCAAGAGCTCAAAACCGAAAAACGATATCGCCGGTATCAACCGTCGTGCCGACAATGCCGTGATTTACCTGGTTAAAGATGACAGCGGTAAGGTTACCACTATCGTTCTGCCTATTATCGGCAGCGGTCTGTGGGATCTGATGTCCGGTTTTATCGGCCTGGCTCCTGACTTAAACACCGTACGCAGTGTCGTTTACTCGGAATTAAAAGAAACTCCGGGCCTGGGCGCGGAAGTGCTTAACCCTAACTGGAAAGCCTTGTGGCCGGGTAAGAAAATGTTTGATGAGCAAAACAATATTGCTATCAAACTGGTTAAAGGCGGTGCTAAAGCCGGTGATGTACACGGTGTTGACGGTTTATCCGGCGCAACATTAACCAGTAACGGCGTAGAACATACCTTACACTTCTGGTTAGGTGACGAGGGATACGGTCCGTTTATCACTAAATTCCGCACTCAACTTCGTGACGGAGGAATGTAA
- a CDS encoding NADH:ubiquinone reductase (Na(+)-transporting) subunit B — MGLKKFIEDIEPHFEKGGKHEKWFALYEAIATGLFTPGYVTKGKTHVRDSIDLKRIMITVWLAVFPAMFFGMYNIGYQAVEAMAAGYALPDTWQVGLFEMLGGSLGADSGWFSMMLYGAMFFLPIYAVTFVVGGFWEVLFAAVRKHEVNEGFFVTSILFALIVPASIPLWQVAIGITFGVVIAKEVFGGTGKNFLNPALAGRAFLFFAYPGEISGDAVWVAVDGFSGATSLSAFAAATPGTIDYSMNADWWDAFWGFVPGSVGEVSTAAILVGGAYILYKGIASWRIVLGVFLGMAATATLFNAIGSDTNAMFAMPWHWHLVVGGFAFGMMFMATDPVSASFTNTGKYWFGALVGVMVVLIRVVNPAFPEGMMLAILFANLFAPLFDYFVVQANVKRRLARNVQ, encoded by the coding sequence ATGGGCTTGAAAAAGTTTATTGAAGATATTGAGCCGCATTTTGAAAAAGGCGGCAAACATGAGAAGTGGTTTGCCCTTTACGAAGCCATTGCCACAGGTTTATTTACCCCGGGTTATGTCACTAAAGGCAAAACCCATGTGCGTGACAGCATAGATCTTAAGCGTATTATGATCACCGTCTGGTTGGCTGTATTCCCGGCGATGTTCTTTGGTATGTACAACATAGGTTACCAGGCGGTTGAAGCCATGGCGGCCGGTTATGCCTTACCTGATACCTGGCAGGTTGGTTTATTTGAAATGCTTGGCGGCAGCCTGGGAGCTGATTCCGGCTGGTTCAGTATGATGCTGTACGGCGCCATGTTCTTCCTGCCTATTTATGCCGTGACCTTTGTTGTCGGTGGTTTCTGGGAAGTACTCTTTGCCGCGGTACGTAAACATGAAGTGAACGAAGGTTTCTTCGTTACCTCTATTTTATTTGCCCTGATCGTGCCTGCTTCTATTCCTTTATGGCAGGTGGCTATCGGTATTACCTTCGGTGTGGTTATCGCCAAGGAAGTATTCGGCGGTACAGGTAAAAACTTCTTGAACCCGGCATTGGCGGGTCGTGCCTTCTTATTCTTCGCTTACCCGGGTGAAATCTCAGGTGACGCGGTATGGGTAGCTGTTGACGGCTTCTCAGGCGCTACTTCATTAAGTGCTTTTGCCGCAGCAACTCCGGGTACTATCGACTACAGCATGAATGCCGACTGGTGGGATGCTTTCTGGGGCTTTGTTCCAGGGTCTGTCGGCGAAGTGTCTACTGCTGCTATTTTAGTTGGCGGCGCCTATATCCTTTATAAAGGTATAGCCTCATGGCGCATCGTTTTAGGTGTGTTCTTAGGTATGGCGGCAACTGCTACCTTATTTAATGCTATCGGCAGCGATACCAATGCCATGTTTGCCATGCCTTGGCACTGGCACTTAGTGGTTGGTGGTTTTGCCTTTGGTATGATGTTTATGGCAACCGACCCGGTATCTGCTTCTTTCACCAACACAGGTAAATACTGGTTTGGTGCCTTAGTAGGTGTCATGGTGGTATTAATTCGTGTCGTTAACCCGGCTTTCCCTGAAGGCATGATGTTAGCTATCTTATTTGCCAACTTATTTGCGCCACTGTTCGATTACTTTGTGGTACAGGCAAACGTGAAACGGAGGCTTGCGCGTAATGTCCAGTAA